The Salegentibacter mishustinae genomic interval TACACGAGAATGCATAAAATCGGTAATTCCCTCGTGTACTAATTTGTAGAAATAACCATTACGTTCGTTAGAAAAAATAAATTCGGCAAAAGAAGCGAGGTAAGTATTTGGATTCTCTTTTCGATAAAGATTTTTCTTTATCTCATCAGACTCCATATTATATATTTTACCAAATTCTTCGGAAAGCTCCGGAGGCATTCGTTTGTAGTAATAATCTCTTATTAGTCTTTTTCCGAAGTAATTTCCGCTGGCTTCATCCATTAGGATATATCCTAAGGAATTAACTGCCTGATGGATCTCTTTACCATCAAAATAACAGCTGTTGGAACCGGTGCCAAGAATACAAACGATTCCTGGTTCTGTGGTAGCAGCATAAACAGCGGCAACCATATCTTCCAAAATAATGACTTCCTCTACATTGGTAAAGAAATTAGTAAAAATCCCTTCCAGTAGTTTTTTTGGAGTTTCGGTACCACAGCCGGCACCATAAAAATGCACTCGTTCTACCTTATCTTTTATCTCTCTTAAATCGGCATTCTCTTCAACGCGTTGCTCCAGTACTACTTCTGGAAATACTGCTGGATTCAATCCTTTAGTGCGGGTTCTTAATAATTCTTCCCCTGTTGCACTAAGTAAGATCCAGTCACATTTTGTTGATCCACCGTCCGCTATTAATATCATGTGTGTGAATATGGTTTAAATTAAAAAGCCTGAGGAAAGCGCTAAAAGATTAAAAATAACCTAAGCGTAGCTTTCTTCAGGCTCTAAAATAAAATATTAAATTGAATTAACGTGTGCTGCCAATTCTAAAAGCTTAGCAGAATAACCATATTCGTTATCATACCACGCAATTAATTTGAAAAAGTTATCGTTAAGTGCAATTCCGGCATCGGCATCAAAGTTACAAGTATGTGCATCTGATACGAAATCCTGAGAAACCACTGCATCATCTGTATAAGAAATTACTCCTTTGTAAGATCCTTCAGAAGCTTTTTTGAATGCAGCTTTTACATCATCATAACTCACAGACTTTTCTGTCTTAACCGTAAGGTCTACTACAGAAACATCAGCAGTTGGTACTCTAAAAGCCATTCCGGTAAGTTTACCATCTAATTTAGGAATCACTTTACCTACAGCAACAGCTGCCCCGGTTGAAGAAGGGATAATATTCATAAGAGCACTTCTACCTCCTCTAAAATCTTTTGCTGATGGACCATCTACTGTAAGCTGAGTAGCCGTAGTTGCGTGAACCGTGGTCATTAAACCTTCCACAAGTCCGAACTCATCATCTATCACTTTTGCAAGTGGTGCAAGACAGTTAGTAGTACAAGAAGCATTAGAAACTATAGAATCTTCTGGTTTTACATCCTGGTGATTCACACCCATTACAAACATAGGTGCGGTTTTAGAAGGTGCAGAAATTACAACTTTCTTGGCTCCGGCTTTAAGGTGTGCGCTAGCGCTATCTTTTTCTTTGAAAATTCCAGTACAATCTACCACAACGTCTACTCCAACATCTCCCCATTTAAGGTCTTCTGGATTTTTCTCTGCTGTGATACGAATGTTTTTCCCATTCACCACAAGATTTCCGTCTTTAACAGAAACATCTCCTTTAAATTTACCGTGAACAGAATCATACTTCAGCAAATAAGCCAAATGATCAACATCCAATAAATCGTTTATTGCTACAACTTCTACGTCACTCTTTTCAGCCGCGATTCTAAACGCGATACGTCCAATTCGGCCAAAACCATTAATTCCAATTTTTGTACTCATAATTTAAATTTTAAAAATTTTACACGGAAGTGATGTTTGCCACCCTTCTCAATTCTTGATCAAATTCCCTGTCTTCTTTTAAAGCAGTTTCCAAAGGTACGTGTACCACTTTTTGGTGGTGTACCCCTACCATGATGTTGGTTTTACCATCGGTTAATGCTTCAACCGCACCAACACCAAGTTTACTGGCCAGAACACGATCAAAACAACTTGGAGAACCTCCTCTTTGAATATGACCCAGCACAGAGACTCTAATATCATATTCTTTGTGGCTTTGCGAGATAAATTCAGCTAACTGAAAAATATTCTTCCCGCTCTTTTCACCTTCAGCCACCACAATAATACTGGAGGTTTTTCCGGATTTCTTACTTTTTTCCAAAGAATCCATCATACGCTGAATTCCCTGGTCTTCTTCCGGAAGTAATATTTCTTCGGCTCCTGCACCAATACCACTATTTAAAGCAATATCACCTGCATCCCGCCCCATAACCTCAATTAAAAACAAGCGGTTATGAGAACTTGCGGTATCGCGAATCTTATCTATAGCTTCTACCACCGTATTTAAAGCAGTGTCGTAACCCAGAGTATAATCGGTACCGTTAATATCGTTATCTATAGTTGCGGGAATCCCCACAATAGGAAAATCAAATTCTTTATTGAAGTAAAGGCCTCCGGTAAAAGTTCCATCTCCACCAATCACCACCAAAGCATCTACACCGGCATCGGTAAGTTTTTTATGAGCTTTTGCCCGTCCTTCTTCGGTTTTAAATTCTTCAGATCGGGAAGATTTTAGGAAAGTTCCACCTTTATTAATTATATTTCTAACAGATCTTGCAGTAAGATCTTCAAAATCTCCTTCTATAAGCCCCTGGTAGCCGCGGTAAACACCAACACACTCCAGATTATAATATGAACAGGATCTAACAACCGCACGAATAGCGGCGTTCATTCCGGGAGCATCACCACCGGATGTTAAGACTGCAATTTTATTAATTTTCTTCGCCATTAAGCCAAAGCTATTTTAATTCTACAATATAACCTAATTTACTAATAAACTAAAACGTTTTCGGTTAATAACTAACAAAAACAGCCCTCTGGAGAGGGCTGTTTTTAGTATTTTAGTAAATTTATTACTTATTTATTAAGATAAAGAACTGCCAGGGTTCTAAATCCATATTTTTATCTTCAGAAATTTCTATCGTCTCTCCCGATAGGTAATCCTCAAAATTTCCACTTAATTCTATGCTGAAATTTGTATTCTCGTCGCTCATATTAGCGATATAAATTAATTGAGCCCCATCTTTTTCTCTTCTAAAGGCAAGAACTTTCTCCTCGTCTGAAGTTTCGATTTCCTGATACGAAGCTGCATTTTTTGCTCCGTGTAAAGCCTTATTTTCGTTTTTCAGGCTTCCTAATTTTTCCATTAAAGGCCATACTTTTCCCTTTGTTTTCGGAATAGTATCTTTCTCGAAAAACAGAAGTCTTTTATCCATATCATATTCCTGCCCACTGTAAATAAGTGGTACACCGGGTAATGTATAAGTAAGCGCCAACATCGTTTCTGAAGCATCACCCATTCTTTCCTTTACGGTTCCATTCCAGGAATTTTCATCGTGATTAGTTACAAAATTCATTAAATAGTCATCTTCTTCATAAGTAGAATCTATTTTTTGCATATAAGCATCCCAATCTTTCGCAGTCTTTTTGCCCTGCGCTATTTCATTCATAATATGGTGACCTTCCCAGTTATAACCCATATCAAAAGCATTATGAAAAAGGTCTTTGTCTTCTGACTCGGCTAACATAAAAACCGGTTTTATTTCTTTTAAT includes:
- a CDS encoding N-acetylglucosamine kinase, with protein sequence MILIADGGSTKCDWILLSATGEELLRTRTKGLNPAVFPEVVLEQRVEENADLREIKDKVERVHFYGAGCGTETPKKLLEGIFTNFFTNVEEVIILEDMVAAVYAATTEPGIVCILGTGSNSCYFDGKEIHQAVNSLGYILMDEASGNYFGKRLIRDYYYKRMPPELSEEFGKIYNMESDEIKKNLYRKENPNTYLASFAEFIFSNERNGYFYKLVHEGITDFMHSRVMCYKQAQNTPVHFIGTIAYFSEDIIRAVAQPYGIEIGNIVRRPIDALIEYYRKEVLIDN
- the gap gene encoding type I glyceraldehyde-3-phosphate dehydrogenase, giving the protein MSTKIGINGFGRIGRIAFRIAAEKSDVEVVAINDLLDVDHLAYLLKYDSVHGKFKGDVSVKDGNLVVNGKNIRITAEKNPEDLKWGDVGVDVVVDCTGIFKEKDSASAHLKAGAKKVVISAPSKTAPMFVMGVNHQDVKPEDSIVSNASCTTNCLAPLAKVIDDEFGLVEGLMTTVHATTATQLTVDGPSAKDFRGGRSALMNIIPSSTGAAVAVGKVIPKLDGKLTGMAFRVPTADVSVVDLTVKTEKSVSYDDVKAAFKKASEGSYKGVISYTDDAVVSQDFVSDAHTCNFDADAGIALNDNFFKLIAWYDNEYGYSAKLLELAAHVNSI
- the pfkA gene encoding 6-phosphofructokinase, which codes for MAKKINKIAVLTSGGDAPGMNAAIRAVVRSCSYYNLECVGVYRGYQGLIEGDFEDLTARSVRNIINKGGTFLKSSRSEEFKTEEGRAKAHKKLTDAGVDALVVIGGDGTFTGGLYFNKEFDFPIVGIPATIDNDINGTDYTLGYDTALNTVVEAIDKIRDTASSHNRLFLIEVMGRDAGDIALNSGIGAGAEEILLPEEDQGIQRMMDSLEKSKKSGKTSSIIVVAEGEKSGKNIFQLAEFISQSHKEYDIRVSVLGHIQRGGSPSCFDRVLASKLGVGAVEALTDGKTNIMVGVHHQKVVHVPLETALKEDREFDQELRRVANITSV